One part of the Tunicatimonas pelagia genome encodes these proteins:
- a CDS encoding VWA domain-containing protein, with product MEATASWFSLQWFSPLIIRSFEFQNGLFLYLLPLIPLFFILRWLIGLRSSQKLPVAFPKTALKSNPLTWLRFVPFLLLALTLALLLFALARPQRTNEQVEQWSEGIDIVLTIDISESMRIQDFTPNRLEAAKDVARNFISGRMQDRIGLVVFSGDAYSLSPLTTDYELLYDFIEQIDFDMIESRGTAIGSALAVATNRMRDADEGREDKASKVMVLLSDGDNTAGNLDPITAAELAHAYGIKMYSIAIGKEGKVPFGKDFFGNTRYVENSLDETTLREIARIGEGEFYRVSNKQALQEVFDLIDTYEKAEIKESRYRDTTDFYHIYLAWAIALFLVWLILKSTFISNVLVD from the coding sequence ATGGAAGCAACCGCTAGTTGGTTTTCGTTACAATGGTTTTCCCCCCTTATTATCAGAAGCTTCGAGTTTCAGAACGGTCTATTCCTGTACTTGCTTCCGCTAATTCCGCTGTTCTTTATTCTGCGTTGGCTCATCGGGCTACGCTCCAGCCAAAAGCTGCCCGTCGCCTTTCCTAAAACAGCCCTGAAATCGAATCCACTTACTTGGTTGCGCTTCGTTCCGTTTTTGCTATTGGCCTTAACGTTAGCTCTACTGCTGTTTGCTCTGGCTCGGCCGCAGCGTACTAATGAGCAGGTAGAACAATGGAGCGAAGGTATTGACATTGTACTAACCATTGATATTTCCGAATCGATGCGGATTCAGGATTTTACCCCCAATCGGCTGGAAGCAGCGAAGGATGTAGCCCGGAATTTTATTAGCGGTCGAATGCAAGACCGCATTGGTTTGGTGGTATTTTCCGGCGATGCGTATTCGCTCTCGCCCTTGACTACCGACTACGAACTGCTGTACGACTTTATTGAGCAGATTGATTTTGATATGATTGAGAGCCGAGGAACTGCCATTGGTAGTGCTCTAGCGGTAGCCACCAACCGAATGCGTGATGCCGACGAAGGCCGCGAGGATAAAGCTTCTAAAGTGATGGTACTGCTCAGCGACGGAGATAACACTGCCGGAAATCTAGACCCAATCACTGCTGCCGAATTAGCTCACGCCTACGGAATTAAGATGTATTCTATCGCCATTGGAAAGGAAGGAAAGGTGCCGTTTGGTAAAGACTTCTTCGGCAACACTCGCTACGTAGAAAACTCCCTAGACGAAACCACCCTCCGCGAAATTGCCCGCATTGGCGAGGGAGAATTCTACCGCGTATCTAACAAACAGGCTCTACAGGAAGTATTTGATCTGATTGATACCTACGAAAAAGCTGAGATTAAAGAAAGCCGTTACCGCGATACCACTGATTTTTACCATATTTATCTGGCTTGGGCTATTGCGTTATTCCTGGTTTGGCTGATTCTAAAATCTACTTTTATCAGCAACGTACTGGTGGATTAA
- a CDS encoding ATP-binding protein → MEQLFEKFLRKISGISTNFVRDFIRKVDWQDRMIGIRGARGVGKTTLLLQYARLELPLGNRTLYVSLDDIYFANNTLLELADQFVKNGGEFLILDEVHRYATWSVELKNIYDDYPVLKVIFTGSSALHLHRAKADLSRRVVIYHMPGLSLREFLRLDASYGISLPPVSLSDIIENHTDICLSLTHQFKPLPVFREYLSLGYYPFFTENKNTYHIKLAEILNLILEVDLPHVVNINLSSIEKIRKLLYLLVEFSPFKPNIQKLSERVGVARNTVIAYLQYLQEKEIISLLYSATKSISAMQKPEKVYLQNPNLFHALASNNVNVGSLRETFFLNQLQQKHTVQYPKQGGFLIDDYWVAEIGGSGKGKQQLKGIENGFIAADHLEIGYQNKIPLWLFGFLY, encoded by the coding sequence ATGGAACAACTTTTTGAAAAATTTCTAAGAAAAATATCGGGAATATCTACCAACTTTGTTCGTGATTTTATCCGTAAGGTTGATTGGCAAGACCGTATGATTGGCATCAGGGGGGCGAGGGGAGTAGGAAAAACTACGCTATTGCTCCAATATGCTCGCTTAGAGCTTCCACTAGGGAACCGAACGCTTTATGTTAGCTTGGATGATATTTACTTTGCCAACAATACCTTATTAGAGTTAGCAGATCAGTTCGTTAAAAACGGGGGCGAATTCCTAATCTTAGATGAAGTGCACCGATATGCTACCTGGTCGGTTGAGCTGAAGAATATATACGATGATTATCCGGTACTAAAAGTAATCTTTACTGGTTCTTCGGCTTTACACCTTCATCGAGCCAAAGCCGATCTGAGTCGGCGAGTAGTAATATACCATATGCCCGGTCTGTCGCTTCGGGAATTTTTACGATTAGATGCCAGCTATGGAATTAGCTTGCCGCCAGTTTCTTTGTCAGATATTATAGAAAACCATACCGATATTTGTCTTTCGCTAACTCATCAGTTCAAGCCACTACCTGTATTTCGTGAGTATCTTTCGTTGGGTTATTATCCTTTTTTTACTGAAAATAAAAATACGTATCACATCAAGCTGGCCGAGATTCTTAATTTAATATTGGAGGTTGATTTACCCCATGTGGTAAATATCAATCTTAGCAGTATAGAGAAAATAAGGAAGTTGTTATACCTATTGGTAGAATTTTCCCCCTTTAAACCCAATATCCAAAAGTTAAGCGAGCGGGTAGGAGTCGCCCGTAATACCGTTATTGCGTACCTTCAATATCTGCAAGAAAAGGAAATTATAAGCTTGTTATACAGTGCTACCAAAAGCATTAGTGCTATGCAAAAACCCGAAAAAGTATATTTGCAAAACCCCAATTTATTTCATGCTCTTGCTTCTAATAATGTAAACGTAGGTAGTTTGCGGGAAACCTTCTTTTTAAATCAGCTACAGCAAAAGCACACCGTGCAGTATCCTAAACAGGGAGGTTTTTTGATTGATGATTATTGGGTGGCAGAAATTGGTGGCTCGGGTAAAGGAAAGCAACAATTGAAAGGAATAGAAAATGGGTTTATTGCGGCCGATCACCTGGAAATAGGTTACCAAAATAAGATTCCGTTGTGGCTATTTGGGTTTTTGTATTAA
- a CDS encoding DUF58 domain-containing protein, translated as MNKEEVRKLLKKLRKYEIAIRKAITTQMQGDFHSVFKGSGITFDDVRPYQYGDDIRSIDWNATAKGHEVYMKTYREEREQIVYLVLDVSASQEIGSQGNQKVDIGKEISGVLALSAIKEGSQVGMFCFSEHKEVYVKPSKGDKHAYQIISKLYNLRPTSTRTDLHHAIRYLLNVIKRRSIVIFISDFIDEGYDDSLRALARKHDLIVIHLSDRRETQLPSLGIVPVYDKESQKTLWVNSSSSFFRSRISNTYGNTRQKLEEFCRKYQADYLPVNTEEDYVSKLIRLFRVRSRIRKNP; from the coding sequence ATGAATAAAGAAGAAGTTCGGAAGCTCCTTAAAAAGCTACGCAAATACGAGATTGCTATTCGTAAGGCAATTACTACCCAAATGCAGGGTGATTTTCACTCGGTGTTTAAGGGATCAGGTATTACCTTCGACGATGTACGTCCTTACCAGTACGGCGATGATATTCGGTCTATTGACTGGAATGCCACCGCTAAGGGGCATGAAGTGTACATGAAGACCTACCGGGAAGAGCGGGAACAGATTGTGTATTTGGTGCTAGACGTAAGTGCTTCTCAGGAAATTGGCAGTCAGGGCAACCAAAAAGTAGATATCGGAAAAGAAATCAGTGGCGTACTGGCACTGTCAGCCATTAAGGAAGGAAGTCAGGTAGGCATGTTCTGCTTTTCGGAGCATAAGGAAGTGTACGTAAAGCCTAGCAAGGGCGATAAGCACGCCTACCAGATTATCTCTAAGCTTTATAATTTACGACCGACCTCTACCCGAACTGATCTTCATCACGCTATTCGTTACCTACTCAACGTTATCAAGCGCCGCAGCATTGTAATTTTCATCTCTGATTTTATTGATGAAGGCTACGACGATAGCCTCCGCGCACTCGCCCGTAAGCACGACCTGATCGTAATTCATCTATCCGATCGGCGCGAAACCCAGTTACCTAGCTTGGGCATTGTGCCAGTCTACGACAAGGAGAGCCAAAAGACCCTGTGGGTTAATTCTTCGTCTTCCTTTTTTCGCAGCCGAATTAGCAATACTTACGGAAATACTCGCCAGAAGCTCGAAGAATTTTGTCGTAAATACCAAGCTGATTATCTTCCGGTTAATACTGAAGAAGACTACGTTTCCAAACTCATCCGACTGTTCCGGGTGCGTAGCCGAATTCGCAAAAACCCGTAA
- a CDS encoding translocation/assembly module TamB domain-containing protein: MQRLLLIAGIFFGLWVIVYIALRLPPVQDFITGKIAGILEKKIGTPVALEGIDIDWLDAVEITGLYVEDQQQDTLLYLGLLRVEIEPWALLNKTLVVKQLRVQNTYANIYQVEGTDSLNFAYIPEALSSADTTAQPTDTTSSSFTVEARQLLLSNIRTDFVADSTEAHATLGELSLILDKLGLEEQHIRADELSIDQLEVALQLPRTTAPDSTTQTETPPPAPDSLKNVINPSGYAFSLADFSINASQVDYQVGSGKEPTPQLDFENLLIANLGVQIEDIEVGRTNASLNLEQFTFTEQRSGFSLEELALDAAVDMPRVQATLKKLETGHSNLNGKVAVSLSLEDQMADLINSLTFKSELDQAVLSMKDATYFTNALDSMPTLKDATAQLDWQVDIDEGAGGIQNLALRFGENVYLKAEAQFEQLAKLDDTQAGSPFVKLTVEPLQTNLGFIREIVGNDAGLPQLANDQLTLQASAEGRFNDIAGDLQLQSSVGRLLAEGSYQQLAEGGMDIDASVQGQQLQVKKLLQALGQDTLAQDFNQLTLQARLSAQQTATPTDTSFSQAKWDVKINQVDYKNYRYEGWNIEGYLTDEQVTNAISYEDSLLNLSADASLDMRQPDLAYQLDLQLPNANLFRLNLIGDSVIVQDFRLKADLKGTHPDSIVGSVRIPSAQVIKGRESYELDSLALTAGRSGNERNISLYSDYVDAAVRGEFSVDKLAKAIEDFQQYYFTSYQSPYINTDTVSTFEAGGQQLELELHVKETPLLAQALVPALNIPDTLSLEAAFNSQKKSLRVDLKAPHIDYGTNRIDSLYLYAITTERQINIDLSTNYVQAGGLNIPQFLIAGKLSGVPSEQQAEDKKRLATTELDLNVKMGEDESPYRLDLNTRVRSGNDTITVLMDNSEIVLDSAKWNFSNQGQIKYAPNHLDINRVFLKRGDQELFISTKNENNRSDLQVAIEQFEIQPFLNSIDLESYEIEGTLQGKATLEDLFQSGPITVNLNVSHLTVQDTLVGDLKLKASKAAVGDSEADLLNLLTSLGGPNGKLNIDGTYNLAEGAESPIDLSLTLDRFLLDPWQGFLEGQVNELSGELFADLAITGSPAKPNVAGTFGFGNQVVLAPTVSGARYYFEDQQLNFQGETLVLNEFTILDSARTPAVLNGTVSFADITNPVFDLSFNTTEFIFVNSESYENEAFYGRAIASADATISGPVSDLMIDGDVGVNEGTNMTIALVSEPEEVQRAGFIEFVDSNAFLKADTVSRDSLTVLDNASSEDTVSISGFALSSNIHLDPEAVFTIIVDPIRGDKITAAGEADLQVNMNPNGDLNLQGTYTLSQGQYVLNFAQVVKKEFSIREGSTITWSGDPANAEMELIAAYEVETDLEPLFQDIIKDGADAQLRQLATVDRPVFVELLINGTLTNPQLAFNLELPEISAGGLAADAINDRLNVIEQNETQLYKQVFGLIVLNRFIPISGGLGSGGGGLTSVNDQINGSVSELLTDQLSKITEEYLGGVALNVDLENSDQQQSQGSLLADRDVSVGLSKQLFDDRLTVKVGGMTTTEQQQASSGSQNIYGEFEVLYELTKSGDLMIRIFQTSNRDQVLSQILQRQGASILYKKAFNRLLKGSSSQTPLPTEPEEQPEDNPQISQDDAIQPERRRRERR; this comes from the coding sequence GTGCAACGCCTGTTACTCATTGCCGGAATCTTCTTCGGATTGTGGGTAATCGTCTACATTGCACTCCGCTTGCCTCCGGTACAAGACTTTATTACCGGAAAAATAGCGGGTATTTTAGAGAAGAAGATCGGTACGCCCGTAGCCCTAGAAGGTATTGATATAGACTGGCTTGATGCTGTAGAGATTACCGGTTTGTACGTAGAAGATCAGCAGCAGGATACGCTGCTGTACCTGGGTCTGCTGCGCGTAGAAATTGAACCTTGGGCACTGCTGAACAAAACATTAGTGGTAAAACAGTTGCGCGTACAGAATACCTACGCTAATATTTATCAGGTGGAGGGAACCGATAGCCTAAATTTTGCCTACATTCCTGAGGCCTTATCTTCTGCTGACACCACTGCGCAGCCCACCGATACTACTTCGTCTAGTTTTACCGTAGAGGCGCGACAATTATTGTTAAGTAATATCCGTACCGATTTTGTAGCCGATAGTACTGAAGCTCACGCCACACTAGGCGAACTCTCACTGATACTCGACAAATTAGGGCTGGAAGAACAGCATATTCGAGCCGATGAGCTATCTATCGACCAACTGGAGGTAGCCCTACAGTTACCCCGCACTACTGCTCCCGATAGCACTACGCAAACCGAAACCCCACCGCCCGCTCCCGATAGCCTGAAAAATGTGATTAATCCCTCGGGCTACGCTTTTTCGCTGGCGGATTTCTCTATTAATGCTAGTCAGGTTGATTATCAGGTAGGGTCGGGCAAGGAACCTACGCCTCAATTGGATTTTGAAAACCTGCTCATTGCGAATCTAGGCGTACAAATAGAAGATATTGAAGTAGGGCGAACTAATGCTTCACTCAATTTAGAACAGTTCACTTTTACCGAACAGCGAAGTGGGTTTTCTCTGGAAGAACTCGCACTAGATGCAGCCGTAGACATGCCCCGGGTGCAGGCTACATTGAAGAAGCTAGAAACCGGACACTCGAATTTGAACGGTAAAGTAGCTGTCAGTCTGTCGCTGGAAGATCAAATGGCAGATTTGATTAATAGCCTGACTTTTAAATCGGAACTAGATCAGGCTGTGCTCAGTATGAAGGATGCCACTTACTTCACCAATGCACTAGATAGTATGCCTACGCTGAAAGATGCGACAGCCCAGCTAGATTGGCAGGTGGATATTGATGAAGGAGCAGGCGGTATTCAGAACCTAGCCTTACGCTTCGGCGAAAATGTGTACCTAAAGGCCGAAGCCCAGTTTGAGCAACTAGCTAAATTGGATGACACTCAGGCGGGTAGCCCATTCGTAAAACTTACGGTAGAACCGCTACAAACTAATTTAGGGTTTATTCGGGAAATTGTGGGGAACGATGCCGGATTGCCGCAACTAGCTAATGACCAGCTAACGTTACAAGCCTCAGCCGAAGGGCGGTTTAACGATATTGCGGGAGATCTACAGCTTCAGTCATCCGTAGGCCGGCTACTAGCCGAAGGGAGCTATCAGCAATTGGCTGAGGGAGGAATGGATATTGATGCTTCGGTGCAAGGGCAGCAACTTCAAGTAAAGAAGCTATTGCAGGCACTCGGGCAGGATACGCTCGCCCAGGATTTTAATCAGTTAACGCTTCAAGCCCGGCTATCGGCTCAGCAGACCGCAACGCCTACCGATACTTCGTTTAGCCAGGCGAAGTGGGATGTAAAAATCAATCAGGTTGATTACAAGAATTACCGCTACGAAGGCTGGAATATTGAAGGATATTTGACCGATGAGCAAGTGACTAACGCAATTAGCTACGAAGACAGTTTGCTCAACCTAAGTGCCGATGCAAGTCTGGATATGCGACAACCTGATCTGGCCTACCAACTAGACTTACAGTTGCCTAACGCCAACCTGTTCCGGCTCAATCTGATCGGAGACAGTGTAATTGTGCAGGACTTTCGCCTGAAGGCGGATCTAAAAGGAACTCATCCTGATTCTATCGTCGGCAGTGTCCGTATCCCTTCGGCTCAGGTTATTAAAGGACGAGAAAGCTATGAGCTAGATTCTTTAGCCCTAACCGCAGGCCGTAGCGGTAACGAACGAAATATCAGTCTCTATTCAGATTACGTGGATGCTGCCGTGCGCGGTGAGTTTTCGGTAGACAAACTGGCCAAAGCCATTGAAGATTTTCAGCAGTACTATTTCACCAGCTATCAATCCCCTTACATCAATACTGATACCGTTTCTACCTTTGAAGCGGGTGGACAGCAATTGGAATTAGAGCTGCACGTTAAAGAAACTCCGCTGCTGGCGCAGGCACTGGTGCCAGCGTTGAATATTCCCGATACACTCAGCCTGGAAGCAGCTTTCAATAGTCAGAAAAAAAGCTTGCGGGTCGATCTAAAAGCTCCCCACATTGATTACGGCACCAACCGAATTGATAGCCTCTACCTCTACGCTATTACTACCGAGCGACAAATCAATATTGATCTTTCTACCAATTACGTGCAAGCCGGAGGGCTGAACATTCCTCAATTTCTGATTGCCGGAAAACTTTCGGGAGTACCTTCCGAACAGCAGGCAGAAGATAAAAAGCGGTTAGCTACCACCGAATTAGACTTAAATGTAAAAATGGGAGAGGACGAATCGCCCTACCGCCTGGACTTAAACACCCGCGTACGCTCCGGTAATGATACCATCACCGTATTGATGGACAATTCAGAAATTGTGCTGGATAGTGCAAAGTGGAATTTCTCTAACCAGGGGCAAATTAAGTATGCTCCCAACCATCTGGATATTAATCGGGTATTTCTAAAGCGGGGCGATCAGGAGCTGTTTATCTCTACTAAAAATGAAAATAATCGCAGTGATCTTCAGGTAGCCATTGAGCAGTTTGAAATACAACCCTTCTTGAACAGTATCGATTTGGAAAGCTACGAAATAGAGGGAACTCTACAGGGGAAAGCCACTTTGGAAGATCTATTTCAGTCAGGACCGATTACTGTCAATCTTAACGTTTCTCATCTTACCGTACAAGACACACTAGTGGGCGACCTTAAACTGAAGGCCAGTAAGGCTGCTGTGGGCGATAGCGAGGCTGATTTACTCAACTTGCTTACTTCGCTCGGAGGTCCAAACGGAAAACTCAACATTGACGGAACCTATAATTTAGCTGAAGGAGCAGAATCGCCGATTGATCTTTCGCTAACGCTAGATCGGTTCTTACTCGACCCCTGGCAAGGGTTTTTAGAAGGACAAGTGAACGAGCTATCTGGCGAGTTATTCGCTGACCTTGCGATCACCGGAAGCCCTGCTAAGCCTAATGTTGCGGGAACCTTTGGGTTTGGTAATCAAGTAGTGTTAGCCCCTACAGTTTCCGGCGCACGCTATTACTTTGAGGATCAACAACTAAATTTTCAAGGAGAAACGTTGGTGTTGAATGAATTTACCATTTTAGATTCAGCCCGAACTCCGGCGGTACTAAATGGTACTGTCTCTTTCGCTGATATAACCAACCCAGTGTTTGATCTGAGTTTTAATACTACAGAGTTCATTTTTGTAAATAGCGAGAGCTACGAGAATGAAGCATTCTACGGTAGAGCCATTGCTTCGGCTGATGCCACCATTAGCGGTCCGGTGAGTGATCTGATGATTGACGGTGATGTAGGCGTGAATGAAGGAACCAACATGACTATTGCACTGGTATCAGAACCAGAAGAAGTGCAACGAGCGGGCTTTATAGAATTTGTAGATAGCAATGCCTTCTTGAAGGCTGATACCGTAAGTCGCGATTCTCTCACTGTGCTAGACAACGCATCGTCTGAAGATACTGTATCCATTAGCGGATTCGCACTAAGCAGCAACATACATCTAGACCCAGAAGCAGTGTTCACCATTATTGTAGACCCAATACGAGGTGATAAAATTACCGCTGCTGGTGAAGCTGACTTACAGGTGAATATGAACCCTAATGGCGACTTAAATCTTCAGGGAACGTACACGCTAAGCCAAGGCCAGTACGTACTTAACTTTGCTCAGGTAGTTAAAAAAGAATTTTCTATTCGCGAAGGAAGCACAATCACCTGGTCGGGCGACCCCGCCAACGCTGAAATGGAACTGATAGCGGCTTATGAGGTAGAAACTGATTTGGAACCGCTCTTCCAGGATATTATCAAAGATGGGGCGGATGCCCAACTACGACAGCTAGCTACGGTTGATCGTCCGGTATTTGTAGAATTATTAATTAACGGAACGCTCACTAATCCGCAGCTAGCTTTTAATCTGGAGCTACCAGAAATCTCGGCGGGCGGATTGGCCGCCGATGCTATCAATGACCGATTAAATGTAATTGAGCAAAACGAGACTCAGCTCTACAAGCAAGTATTTGGCCTCATTGTTCTAAACCGATTTATTCCTATCAGTGGCGGGCTAGGTTCCGGTGGTGGAGGTCTCACTTCAGTTAACGATCAGATTAATGGTAGCGTGAGCGAATTACTAACCGATCAGCTCAGCAAAATCACCGAAGAGTATCTGGGGGGCGTTGCCTTGAACGTAGATTTAGAAAACAGTGACCAACAGCAGTCGCAAGGATCACTACTGGCCGACCGTGATGTGAGTGTTGGTCTATCCAAGCAGCTGTTTGATGATCGGCTGACGGTGAAAGTAGGCGGAATGACCACTACGGAGCAGCAACAGGCTTCTTCGGGCAGCCAGAATATTTACGGAGAGTTTGAAGTGCTCTACGAACTCACCAAAAGCGGCGATCTCATGATTCGTATCTTCCAGACCAGTAACCGCGATCAAGTACTAAGCCAGATACTACAGCGGCAGGGAGCTTCAATACTGTATAAAAAAGCCTTCAACCGACTGCTCAAAGGTAGTTCTTCACAAACCCCACTTCCGACTGAACCGGAAGAGCAGCCAGAGGATAATCCGCAGATAAGTCAGGACGATGCCATTCAGCCTGAGCGCCGACGTCGGGAGAGAAGATAG
- a CDS encoding acylphosphatase, whose protein sequence is MMRDDELLFISYQSFVINHFIVIQMPAYSIQVIGKVQGVFFRVSTQEKARALSIWGWVRNEPDSSVRIRAEGNTKALEKFVAWCHRGPAHAQVRQVIVDEITEEGFSDFLIHR, encoded by the coding sequence ATGATGAGGGATGATGAATTACTATTCATCAGCTATCAATCATTTGTCATCAATCACTTCATCGTTATACAGATGCCAGCTTATTCAATACAAGTGATCGGTAAAGTACAGGGGGTATTCTTTCGGGTTAGTACGCAAGAAAAGGCCCGTGCGCTGAGTATTTGGGGTTGGGTACGCAATGAACCAGACAGTTCAGTAAGAATTCGGGCAGAAGGAAATACGAAAGCGTTGGAAAAGTTTGTGGCTTGGTGCCACCGTGGACCGGCTCATGCCCAAGTGCGGCAGGTAATTGTAGATGAAATTACTGAAGAAGGCTTTTCTGATTTTCTGATTCACCGATAA
- a CDS encoding thiolase family protein — protein MDAYIVGGYRTAVGKAKKGGFRFTRPDDLAVEVINHLVGSVEGLTPEMIDDLIVGNAVPEAEQGMQMGRLISLMALGREVPGMIINRYCGSGVEAINIASARVHAGMADCIIAGGTESMSMVPMMGHKTALNFKIAKEHPEYYTSMGLTAEEVAKDYSVSREDMDEFAYHSHMRAMDAIKEGRFKDEIIPVTVHETYVDESGERKQREFTVDTDEGPRPDTNQEALAKLRPVFRQGGTVTAGNSSQTSDGAAFVLVMSEKMVNQLGLQPQARMMSYCVAGVDPRIMGIGPVKAIPKALDRAGLKLADIDQIELNEAFAAQALAVGRELDIDMEKLNVNGGAIALGHPLGCTGAKLTIQLINEMRRRKQKYGMVTACVGGGQGVAGVFEFLN, from the coding sequence ATGGACGCATATATTGTAGGTGGCTATCGTACCGCCGTAGGAAAAGCTAAAAAAGGCGGTTTCCGCTTCACTCGCCCTGATGATTTGGCCGTCGAAGTTATAAATCACCTAGTTGGCTCAGTAGAAGGGCTCACACCTGAGATGATCGATGATTTAATTGTGGGAAATGCTGTTCCCGAAGCAGAGCAGGGGATGCAGATGGGCCGACTAATTTCACTAATGGCTCTAGGACGCGAAGTACCCGGTATGATTATTAATCGTTACTGTGGCTCGGGAGTAGAAGCCATCAACATTGCTTCGGCTCGGGTACACGCGGGTATGGCCGATTGTATCATTGCCGGAGGCACCGAGTCGATGTCGATGGTACCCATGATGGGACATAAAACTGCTCTGAACTTTAAGATTGCTAAAGAGCATCCCGAGTACTACACCAGTATGGGCTTAACTGCTGAAGAAGTAGCGAAGGATTATAGCGTATCCCGCGAGGATATGGATGAGTTTGCCTACCACTCGCACATGCGAGCGATGGACGCCATTAAAGAAGGTCGCTTTAAAGATGAGATTATTCCGGTGACTGTACACGAAACCTACGTAGACGAAAGCGGAGAACGCAAGCAGCGCGAGTTTACGGTAGATACCGACGAAGGCCCCCGTCCCGACACCAACCAAGAGGCTTTAGCCAAATTGAGACCAGTCTTTCGTCAAGGCGGCACCGTTACGGCGGGCAACTCCTCGCAGACTTCCGATGGAGCAGCTTTTGTGCTAGTGATGTCGGAGAAAATGGTGAACCAATTAGGTTTACAACCCCAAGCCCGAATGATGAGCTACTGCGTAGCCGGAGTTGATCCGCGCATTATGGGCATTGGTCCAGTAAAAGCCATTCCGAAGGCGCTAGACCGTGCCGGATTAAAACTAGCGGATATTGATCAGATTGAACTGAATGAAGCCTTTGCTGCTCAAGCATTAGCAGTAGGCCGGGAGTTGGATATTGATATGGAGAAGTTGAACGTGAACGGCGGAGCTATCGCTCTCGGTCATCCACTCGGTTGCACCGGAGCCAAATTGACTATTCAGTTGATTAATGAGATGCGCCGCCGTAAGCAGAAGTACGGTATGGTAACGGCTTGCGTAGGGGGTGGCCAAGGCGTGGCTGGTGTGTTTGAGTTTTTGAATTGA